Proteins encoded together in one Buteo buteo chromosome 26, bButBut1.hap1.1, whole genome shotgun sequence window:
- the NAP1L1 gene encoding nucleosome assembly protein 1-like 1 isoform X1 — MADIDNKEQSELDQQDMEDVEEVEEEETGEDANSKARQLTVQMMQNPQILAALQERLDGLVGTSTGYIESLPKVVKRRVNALKNLQVQCAQIEAKFYEEVHELERKYAALYQPLFDKRSEIINAIYEPTEEECEWKADAEEEISEEMKEKAKLEEEKKDEEKEDPKGIPEFWLTVFKNVDLLSDMVQEHDEPILKHLKDIKVKFSEVGQPMSFTLEFHFEPNDYFTNEVLTKTYRMRSEPDDSDPFSFDGPEIMGCTGCQIDWKKGKNVTLKTIKKKQKHKGRGTVRTVTKTVSNDSFFNFFSPPEVPESGDLDDDAEAILAADFEIGHFLRERIVPRSVLYFTGEAIEDDDDDYDEEGEEADDEEGEEEADEENDPDYDPKKDQNPAECKQQ; from the exons ATGGCAGACATAGACAA caaagAACAGTCTGAACTTGATCAACAAGATATGGAAGATGTTGAAGAggtagaagaagaagaaactggTGAAGATGCCAACAGCAAAG CTCGGCAGCTGACTGTGCAGATGATGCAGAATCCTCAGATTCTTGCAGCCCTTCAGGAGAGACTTGATGGTCTGGTAGGAACATCTACAGGATATATAGAAAG CTTGCCTAAAGTTGTTAAAAGACGTGTGAATGCTCTCAAGAACCTTCAAGTTCAATGTGCACAGATAGAAGCGAAGTTCTATGAGGAAGTTCATGAGCTGGAAAGAAAGTATGCTGCTCTCTATCAGCCCTTATTTGACAAG CGAAGTGAAATCATCAATGCAATTTATGAACCTACAGAGGAAGAATGTGAATGGAAAGCAgatgctgaagaagaaatttca gaggaaatgaaagagaaagccaagcttgaagaggaaaaaaaagatgaagaaaaagaagaccCTAAAGGAATTCCTGAGTTTTGGCTGACAGTATTCAAGAATGTGGACTTGCTCAGTGATATGGTTCAG GAACATGATGAACCTATCCTGAAACACTTAAAAGATATAAAAGtgaaattttcagaagttgGACAGCCTATG AGTTTCACAttagaatttcattttgaacCAAATGACTACTTCACAAATGAAGTATTGACAAAGACGTATAGAATGAGGTCAGAGCCAGATGATTCTGATCCCTTCTCCTTTGATGGACCAGAAATCATGGGTTGTACAGG TTGCCAAATagactggaaaaaaggaaagaatgttACTTTGAAAACCATTaagaagaagcagaagcataAGGGTCGTGGAACAGTTAGAACAGTGACAAAAACTGTTTCCAATGACTCATTCTTCAACTTCTTTAGTCCTCCTGAAG ttcCTGAAAGTGGAGACCTG GATGATGATGCTGAGGCAATCCTTGCTGCAGATTTTGAAATAGGTCACTTCTTGCGTGAACGTATAGTCCCCCGATCAGTATTGTACTTTACAGGAGAAGCTattgaagatgatgatgatgat TATGATGAAGAAGGTGAAGAGGCAGATGATGAG gagggggaagaagaagcagatgaagaaaatgatCCTGATTATGACCCAAAA AAGGATCAAAACCCAGCAGAATGCAAGCAGCAGTGA
- the NAP1L1 gene encoding nucleosome assembly protein 1-like 1 isoform X3, translating to MADIDNKEQSELDQQDMEDVEEVEEEETGEDANSKARQLTVQMMQNPQILAALQERLDGLVGTSTGYIESLPKVVKRRVNALKNLQVQCAQIEAKFYEEVHELERKYAALYQPLFDKRSEIINAIYEPTEEECEWKADAEEEISEEMKEKAKLEEEKKDEEKEDPKGIPEFWLTVFKNVDLLSDMVQEHDEPILKHLKDIKVKFSEVGQPMSFTLEFHFEPNDYFTNEVLTKTYRMRSEPDDSDPFSFDGPEIMGCTGCQIDWKKGKNVTLKTIKKKQKHKGRGTVRTVTKTVSNDSFFNFFSPPEVPESGDLDDDAEAILAADFEIGHFLRERIVPRSVLYFTGEAIEDDDDDYDEEGEEADDEEGEEEADEENDPDYDPKVRN from the exons ATGGCAGACATAGACAA caaagAACAGTCTGAACTTGATCAACAAGATATGGAAGATGTTGAAGAggtagaagaagaagaaactggTGAAGATGCCAACAGCAAAG CTCGGCAGCTGACTGTGCAGATGATGCAGAATCCTCAGATTCTTGCAGCCCTTCAGGAGAGACTTGATGGTCTGGTAGGAACATCTACAGGATATATAGAAAG CTTGCCTAAAGTTGTTAAAAGACGTGTGAATGCTCTCAAGAACCTTCAAGTTCAATGTGCACAGATAGAAGCGAAGTTCTATGAGGAAGTTCATGAGCTGGAAAGAAAGTATGCTGCTCTCTATCAGCCCTTATTTGACAAG CGAAGTGAAATCATCAATGCAATTTATGAACCTACAGAGGAAGAATGTGAATGGAAAGCAgatgctgaagaagaaatttca gaggaaatgaaagagaaagccaagcttgaagaggaaaaaaaagatgaagaaaaagaagaccCTAAAGGAATTCCTGAGTTTTGGCTGACAGTATTCAAGAATGTGGACTTGCTCAGTGATATGGTTCAG GAACATGATGAACCTATCCTGAAACACTTAAAAGATATAAAAGtgaaattttcagaagttgGACAGCCTATG AGTTTCACAttagaatttcattttgaacCAAATGACTACTTCACAAATGAAGTATTGACAAAGACGTATAGAATGAGGTCAGAGCCAGATGATTCTGATCCCTTCTCCTTTGATGGACCAGAAATCATGGGTTGTACAGG TTGCCAAATagactggaaaaaaggaaagaatgttACTTTGAAAACCATTaagaagaagcagaagcataAGGGTCGTGGAACAGTTAGAACAGTGACAAAAACTGTTTCCAATGACTCATTCTTCAACTTCTTTAGTCCTCCTGAAG ttcCTGAAAGTGGAGACCTG GATGATGATGCTGAGGCAATCCTTGCTGCAGATTTTGAAATAGGTCACTTCTTGCGTGAACGTATAGTCCCCCGATCAGTATTGTACTTTACAGGAGAAGCTattgaagatgatgatgatgat TATGATGAAGAAGGTGAAGAGGCAGATGATGAG gagggggaagaagaagcagatgaagaaaatgatCCTGATTATGACCCAAAAGTAAGGAATTAA
- the NAP1L1 gene encoding nucleosome assembly protein 1-like 1 isoform X2, translated as MADIDNKEQSELDQQDMEDVEEVEEEETGEDANSKARQLTVQMMQNPQILAALQERLDGLVGTSTGYIESLPKVVKRRVNALKNLQVQCAQIEAKFYEEVHELERKYAALYQPLFDKRSEIINAIYEPTEEECEWKADAEEEISEMKEKAKLEEEKKDEEKEDPKGIPEFWLTVFKNVDLLSDMVQEHDEPILKHLKDIKVKFSEVGQPMSFTLEFHFEPNDYFTNEVLTKTYRMRSEPDDSDPFSFDGPEIMGCTGCQIDWKKGKNVTLKTIKKKQKHKGRGTVRTVTKTVSNDSFFNFFSPPEVPESGDLDDDAEAILAADFEIGHFLRERIVPRSVLYFTGEAIEDDDDDYDEEGEEADDEEGEEEADEENDPDYDPKKDQNPAECKQQ; from the exons ATGGCAGACATAGACAA caaagAACAGTCTGAACTTGATCAACAAGATATGGAAGATGTTGAAGAggtagaagaagaagaaactggTGAAGATGCCAACAGCAAAG CTCGGCAGCTGACTGTGCAGATGATGCAGAATCCTCAGATTCTTGCAGCCCTTCAGGAGAGACTTGATGGTCTGGTAGGAACATCTACAGGATATATAGAAAG CTTGCCTAAAGTTGTTAAAAGACGTGTGAATGCTCTCAAGAACCTTCAAGTTCAATGTGCACAGATAGAAGCGAAGTTCTATGAGGAAGTTCATGAGCTGGAAAGAAAGTATGCTGCTCTCTATCAGCCCTTATTTGACAAG CGAAGTGAAATCATCAATGCAATTTATGAACCTACAGAGGAAGAATGTGAATGGAAAGCAgatgctgaagaagaaatttca gaaatgaaagagaaagccaagcttgaagaggaaaaaaaagatgaagaaaaagaagaccCTAAAGGAATTCCTGAGTTTTGGCTGACAGTATTCAAGAATGTGGACTTGCTCAGTGATATGGTTCAG GAACATGATGAACCTATCCTGAAACACTTAAAAGATATAAAAGtgaaattttcagaagttgGACAGCCTATG AGTTTCACAttagaatttcattttgaacCAAATGACTACTTCACAAATGAAGTATTGACAAAGACGTATAGAATGAGGTCAGAGCCAGATGATTCTGATCCCTTCTCCTTTGATGGACCAGAAATCATGGGTTGTACAGG TTGCCAAATagactggaaaaaaggaaagaatgttACTTTGAAAACCATTaagaagaagcagaagcataAGGGTCGTGGAACAGTTAGAACAGTGACAAAAACTGTTTCCAATGACTCATTCTTCAACTTCTTTAGTCCTCCTGAAG ttcCTGAAAGTGGAGACCTG GATGATGATGCTGAGGCAATCCTTGCTGCAGATTTTGAAATAGGTCACTTCTTGCGTGAACGTATAGTCCCCCGATCAGTATTGTACTTTACAGGAGAAGCTattgaagatgatgatgatgat TATGATGAAGAAGGTGAAGAGGCAGATGATGAG gagggggaagaagaagcagatgaagaaaatgatCCTGATTATGACCCAAAA AAGGATCAAAACCCAGCAGAATGCAAGCAGCAGTGA
- the PHLDA1 gene encoding pleckstrin homology-like domain family A member 1 has protein sequence MLESGCKAVKEGVLEKRSDGLLQLWKKKRCILTEEGLLLVPPKQPPQQQQPLPAEPAAKVKELHFSNMKTVDCVERKGKYVYFTVVMAEGKEIDFRCAQEQGWNAAITLQMVQYKNRQAILAVRSTRQKQQHLAQPHGPRLRSASNSA, from the coding sequence ATGCTGGAGAGCGGCTGCAAGGCGGTGAAGGAGGGCgtgctggagaagaggagcGACGGGCTCCTGCAGCTCTGGAAGAAGAAGCGCTGCATCCTCACCGAGGAGGGGCTGCTCCTCGTCCCCCCCAAGCAgccgccgcagcagcagcagccgctgccGGCCGAGCCGGCGGCCAAGGTGAAGGAGCTTCACTTCTCCAACATGAAGACGGTGGACTGCGTGGAGCGGAAAGGCAAGTACGTGTACTTCACGGTGGTGATGGCCGAGGGGAAGGAGATCGACTTTCGGTGCGcgcaggagcagggctggaacGCGGCGATCACGCTGCAGATGGTGCAGTACAAGAACCGCCAGGCCATCCTCGCCGTCCGCTCCACCcgccagaagcagcagcacctggCGCAGCCCCACGGCCCCCGCCTCCGCAGCGCCTCCAACTCCGCCTAG